From a region of the Streptomyces sp. NBC_01454 genome:
- the dnaJ gene encoding molecular chaperone DnaJ — protein sequence MATDYYSVLGVGRDASQDQIKKAFRRLARELHPDVNPDPKTQERFKEINAAYEVLSDPQKKQVYDLGGDPLSQAGGGQGAGGFGAGFGNFSDIMDAFFGTASQRGPRSRTRRGQDAMIRLDVELNEAAFGTTKDIQVDTAIVCTTCTGEGAAPGTSAQTCDMCRGRGEVSQVTRSFLGQVMTSRPCPQCQGFGTVVPTPCPECAGDGRIRSRRTLTVKIPAGVDNGTRIQLAGEGEVGPGGGPAGDLYVEIHELPHAVFQRRGDDLHCTVTIPMTAASLGTQCPLETLDGVEEIDVRPGTQSGQSIPLHQRGVTHLRGGGRGDLIVHVEVQTPSKLDPEQEELLRRLAKLRGEERPTGQFQPGQQGLFSRLKDAFNGR from the coding sequence GTGGCCACGGACTACTACTCGGTCCTCGGCGTCGGCCGCGACGCCTCGCAGGACCAGATCAAGAAGGCCTTCCGTCGGCTGGCGCGCGAGCTGCACCCGGATGTGAACCCCGACCCGAAGACCCAGGAGCGGTTCAAGGAGATCAACGCCGCTTACGAGGTCCTGTCGGATCCGCAGAAGAAGCAGGTCTACGACCTCGGCGGCGACCCCCTCTCGCAGGCCGGCGGCGGCCAGGGCGCGGGCGGCTTCGGCGCGGGCTTCGGCAACTTCTCCGACATCATGGACGCGTTCTTCGGCACCGCGTCGCAGCGCGGCCCGCGCTCGCGCACCCGCCGGGGCCAGGACGCCATGATCCGCCTCGATGTCGAGCTGAACGAAGCGGCCTTCGGCACGACCAAGGACATCCAGGTCGACACCGCCATCGTCTGCACGACGTGCACCGGCGAGGGCGCGGCGCCGGGTACCTCGGCGCAGACCTGTGACATGTGCCGCGGCCGCGGTGAGGTCTCGCAGGTCACCCGGTCCTTCCTCGGCCAGGTCATGACCTCCCGGCCGTGCCCGCAGTGCCAGGGCTTCGGGACCGTCGTGCCGACACCGTGCCCCGAGTGCGCCGGCGACGGACGGATCCGCTCCCGCCGCACCCTGACCGTCAAGATCCCCGCCGGTGTCGACAACGGCACCCGCATCCAGCTCGCGGGGGAGGGCGAGGTCGGCCCCGGCGGCGGCCCCGCCGGCGACCTCTACGTGGAGATCCACGAGCTGCCGCACGCGGTCTTCCAGCGGCGCGGCGACGATCTGCACTGCACGGTCACCATCCCGATGACGGCGGCGTCACTGGGCACCCAATGCCCGCTGGAGACGCTGGACGGGGTCGAGGAGATCGACGTCCGGCCCGGCACCCAGTCCGGCCAGTCCATCCCGCTGCACCAGCGCGGGGTGACCCACCTGCGCGGGGGCGGCCGGGGCGACCTCATCGTCCATGTCGAGGTGCAGACGCCGTCCAAGCTCGACCCCGAGCAGGAGGAGCTGCTGCGGCGGCTCGCCAAGCTCCGCGGTGAGGAGCGGCCCACGGGGCAGTTCCAGCCCGGTCAGCAGGGGCTGTTCTCCCGTCTGAAGGACGCCTTCAACGGGCGATAG
- a CDS encoding OsmC family protein has translation MATTRTAKTHWEGNLLEGKGTVALESSKVGTYDVNWPARAEQPGGVTSPEELIAAAHSSCYSMAFSHGLAGKGYTVAALDTQADVTFQPGEGITAIALTVKASVPGLSEEEFQAAAQDAKANCPVSQALAGVKNITLSATLV, from the coding sequence ATGGCAACCACGCGCACCGCCAAGACCCACTGGGAAGGCAACCTCCTGGAGGGCAAGGGCACCGTCGCCCTGGAGTCCTCCAAGGTCGGCACGTACGACGTGAACTGGCCCGCCCGCGCGGAGCAGCCGGGCGGCGTCACCAGCCCCGAGGAGCTCATCGCGGCGGCCCACTCCTCCTGCTACTCCATGGCCTTCTCGCACGGCCTGGCGGGCAAGGGCTACACCGTCGCGGCCCTCGACACCCAGGCCGACGTCACCTTCCAGCCCGGCGAGGGCATCACCGCCATCGCCCTGACCGTCAAGGCCAGCGTCCCCGGCCTCTCGGAGGAGGAGTTCCAGGCGGCGGCGCAGGACGCCAAGGCCAACTGCCCGGTGAGCCAGGCACTGGCGGGCGTCAAGAACATCACACTGTCGGCCACCCTGGTCTGA
- a CDS encoding DUF3097 domain-containing protein codes for MQSKRYSPDLTPSWKKQRPAPEVPADPDLVVEEVTTGFCGAVIRCEKTAEGPTVTLEDRFGKHRVFPMTPRGFLLEGKVVTLVRPQGRPAPSTPARTASGSLAVPGARARVARAGRIYVEGRHDAELVERVWGDDLRIEGVVVEYLEGIDDLPAIVRSFSPGPDARLGVLVDHLVPGSKESRIAAEVTGADALVVGHPYIDVWEAVKPSSVGIPAWPTVPRGQDWKTGVCRALGWPENTGAAWQHILSRVRSYKDLEPALLGRVEELIDFVTDGGAA; via the coding sequence ATGCAGAGCAAGCGCTACAGCCCCGACCTGACCCCGTCCTGGAAGAAGCAGCGCCCCGCCCCGGAGGTACCGGCCGACCCGGATCTGGTCGTCGAGGAGGTCACCACGGGCTTCTGCGGCGCCGTGATCCGCTGCGAGAAGACGGCCGAGGGCCCGACGGTCACCCTGGAGGACCGCTTCGGCAAGCACCGCGTCTTTCCGATGACCCCGCGCGGCTTCCTTCTGGAGGGCAAGGTCGTCACCCTCGTACGCCCCCAGGGCCGCCCGGCGCCGAGCACTCCGGCCCGTACGGCCTCCGGCTCGCTCGCCGTCCCCGGCGCCCGCGCCCGGGTCGCCCGCGCCGGGCGCATCTATGTGGAGGGCCGGCACGACGCCGAACTCGTCGAGCGGGTCTGGGGCGACGACCTGCGCATCGAGGGCGTCGTCGTGGAGTACCTGGAGGGCATCGACGACCTCCCGGCGATCGTCCGCAGCTTCTCCCCCGGGCCGGACGCCCGCCTCGGCGTCCTCGTCGACCACCTCGTCCCCGGCTCGAAGGAGTCCCGGATCGCGGCCGAGGTGACGGGCGCGGACGCCCTGGTCGTCGGCCACCCGTACATCGACGTGTGGGAGGCGGTGAAGCCGTCGTCCGTCGGTATCCCGGCCTGGCCCACCGTCCCGCGCGGGCAGGACTGGAAGACGGGCGTGTGCCGCGCACTGGGCTGGCCGGAGAACACCGGGGCGGCCTGGCAGCACATCCTGTCGCGCGTGCGCTCCTACAAGGACCTGGAGCCGGCGCTGCTGGGAAGGGTTGAGGAACTGATCGACTTCGTCACGGACGGCGGTGCGGCCTGA
- a CDS encoding histidine triad nucleotide-binding protein: MAGEPQADCLFCKIVAGEVPATIVRETETTVAFRDINPQAPTHILVIPKVHYANALELSAAEPAIAGDVLHQAGLVAEAEKVDETGYRIVFNTGPGAGQTVFHAHAHLLGGRDLQRLV, from the coding sequence GTGGCGGGAGAACCGCAGGCCGATTGCCTGTTCTGCAAGATCGTGGCGGGGGAGGTGCCGGCGACCATCGTCCGGGAGACCGAGACCACCGTCGCGTTCCGCGACATCAACCCCCAGGCCCCGACGCACATCCTGGTGATCCCCAAGGTGCACTACGCGAACGCCCTGGAGCTGTCCGCCGCGGAACCGGCCATCGCCGGCGACGTGCTGCACCAGGCGGGCCTGGTGGCCGAGGCGGAGAAGGTCGACGAGACCGGCTACCGCATCGTGTTCAACACCGGCCCCGGCGCCGGCCAGACCGTCTTCCACGCCCATGCGCATCTGCTGGGCGGCCGCGACCTGCAGCGTCTGGTCTGA
- a CDS encoding ribonuclease Z, translated as MSVRELVILGTASQVPTRHRNHNGYLLRWDGQGLLFDPGEGTQRQMLRAGVAAHDLNRICVTHFHGDHSLGLAGVIQRINLDRVPHPVTAHYPASGERFFDRLRYATAYRETVQLDQRPVSADGELDRTPSYVLEAHRLSHPVESYGYRLVEPDARRMLPERLAAHGIGGPDVGLLLRRGELKGVTLDEVSEQRRGQRFAFVMDTRLCEGVHVLAEGADMLVIESTFLDEDTELAVEHGHLTAGQAAGVAARAGVRHLVLTHFSQRYADPAEFERQARAAGFTGELTIAQDLLRVPLPKRR; from the coding sequence TTGTCCGTACGCGAACTGGTCATCCTGGGGACCGCCAGCCAGGTCCCCACCCGGCACCGCAACCACAACGGCTATCTGCTGCGGTGGGACGGTCAGGGGCTGCTCTTCGACCCCGGAGAGGGAACCCAGCGGCAGATGCTGCGCGCCGGGGTCGCCGCCCATGACCTGAACCGGATCTGTGTCACCCACTTCCACGGTGACCACTCACTGGGGCTGGCCGGGGTGATCCAGCGGATCAACCTCGACCGGGTGCCGCATCCGGTCACCGCCCACTACCCGGCCAGTGGCGAGCGCTTCTTCGACCGGCTGCGGTACGCCACCGCCTACCGGGAGACGGTCCAGCTGGACCAGCGGCCGGTGAGCGCCGACGGCGAGCTGGACCGCACGCCGTCGTACGTCCTGGAGGCGCACCGCCTCTCGCATCCGGTCGAGTCCTACGGCTACCGCCTCGTGGAGCCGGACGCCCGCCGGATGCTGCCGGAGCGGCTGGCGGCCCACGGGATCGGCGGGCCGGACGTCGGGCTGCTGCTGCGGCGCGGCGAGCTGAAGGGCGTCACCCTCGACGAGGTGAGCGAGCAAAGGCGCGGCCAGCGGTTCGCCTTCGTCATGGACACCCGGCTGTGCGAGGGCGTCCATGTGCTCGCCGAGGGGGCCGACATGCTGGTCATCGAGTCGACGTTCCTCGACGAGGACACCGAGCTGGCCGTGGAACACGGCCATCTGACCGCCGGGCAGGCCGCGGGGGTGGCCGCACGGGCCGGGGTGCGGCATCTGGTGCTGACGCACTTCTCGCAGCGCTACGCCGACCCCGCGGAGTTCGAGCGGCAGGCCCGCGCGGCGGGCTTCACCGGCGAACTGACCATCGCCCAGGACCTCTTGCGCGTACCGCTGCCCAAGCGGCGCTGA
- a CDS encoding nitronate monooxygenase encodes MPTALTDLCRHPIVQAPMAGGGSGPELAAAVCGAGGLGFLAAGYKTADGMYQEIKQLRALTDRPFGVNLFMPQPSLADGSVVEVYREQLAGEAAWYETELGDTEGPSDDGYEAKLAILREDPVPVVSFTFGCPSRAVLDSFAQVGTYTVVTVTTAAEAQAAQWSGADAVCVQGVEAGGHQGTHRDDPHADGTGAGLGLLALLGQVREAVQISVIAAGGLMRGGQLAAVLAAGASMAQLGTAFLATPESGANPLHKQALTNPLFTHTELTRAFSGRPARGLVNRFMREHGPYAPAAYPAVHYLTSTVRKAAAKAGDAQGMNLWAGQGHRLARELPAGRLVEVLMAELDAARAALTLRGGVS; translated from the coding sequence ATGCCCACCGCGCTCACCGATCTCTGCCGCCACCCGATCGTGCAGGCCCCCATGGCGGGCGGCGGATCCGGGCCCGAACTGGCCGCCGCCGTCTGCGGCGCCGGCGGTCTCGGCTTCCTCGCCGCCGGCTACAAGACCGCCGACGGGATGTACCAGGAGATCAAACAGCTGCGGGCGCTGACCGACCGGCCCTTCGGCGTCAACCTCTTCATGCCGCAGCCGTCCCTGGCCGACGGCTCCGTCGTCGAGGTCTACCGCGAGCAACTCGCGGGCGAGGCCGCCTGGTACGAGACCGAACTCGGCGACACCGAGGGCCCCAGCGACGACGGCTACGAGGCCAAGCTGGCGATCCTGCGGGAGGACCCGGTGCCGGTGGTGTCCTTCACCTTCGGCTGCCCCTCGCGCGCCGTCCTCGACTCCTTCGCGCAGGTCGGTACGTACACGGTCGTCACGGTCACCACCGCCGCCGAGGCGCAGGCCGCCCAGTGGTCCGGCGCCGACGCGGTGTGTGTGCAGGGCGTGGAGGCCGGCGGGCACCAGGGCACCCACCGGGACGACCCGCATGCGGACGGGACCGGGGCGGGGCTGGGGCTGCTGGCGCTGCTCGGCCAGGTCCGCGAGGCCGTACAGATCTCGGTGATCGCCGCGGGCGGGCTGATGCGCGGCGGGCAGCTCGCCGCGGTGCTGGCCGCCGGGGCGAGCATGGCGCAGCTGGGCACCGCCTTCCTCGCCACCCCCGAGTCGGGCGCCAACCCGCTGCACAAGCAGGCGCTGACCAACCCCCTGTTCACCCATACCGAGTTGACCCGGGCGTTCTCCGGGCGCCCGGCCCGCGGGCTGGTGAACCGCTTCATGCGTGAGCACGGCCCGTACGCACCGGCCGCCTACCCGGCCGTCCACTACCTGACCTCCACCGTCCGCAAGGCCGCTGCCAAGGCGGGCGACGCCCAGGGGATGAACCTGTGGGCGGGGCAGGGCCACCGGCTGGCCCGGGAGCTGCCCGCCGGGCGCCTCGTGGAGGTGCTGATGGCCGAACTGGACGCGGCACGCGCCGCGTTGACCCTCCGCGGCGGCGTCTCATGA
- a CDS encoding 16S rRNA (uracil(1498)-N(3))-methyltransferase, with translation MTAPVFLVDSLADIRAGGTLTLDGPEGRHAVSVRRLRAGEEVVLTDGQGAGAHGTVAAVEGKDRLTVAVTALRTEDPPQPTITVVQALPKGDRGELAVETMTETGVDAIVPWPAARCVTQWKGERAAKALGKWRATAREAGKQSRRLTFPRVADPLTTRQVAALLADADFAAVLHEEGSAPLATAELPAKGSIVLVVGPEGGVSPEELTTFAEAGARPYRLGTTVLRTSTAGTAATALLLGRTGRWS, from the coding sequence ATGACCGCGCCCGTCTTCCTCGTCGATTCGCTCGCGGACATCCGGGCCGGCGGCACGCTGACCCTGGACGGCCCCGAGGGGCGGCACGCGGTGTCGGTGCGCCGGCTGCGGGCCGGTGAGGAGGTCGTCCTGACGGACGGTCAGGGCGCTGGCGCGCACGGCACGGTCGCCGCCGTCGAGGGCAAGGACCGGCTCACCGTCGCGGTCACCGCGCTGCGCACCGAGGACCCGCCGCAGCCCACGATCACCGTCGTCCAGGCGCTCCCCAAGGGTGACCGCGGCGAGCTGGCCGTCGAGACGATGACCGAGACCGGCGTGGACGCCATCGTGCCCTGGCCGGCGGCGCGTTGTGTCACCCAGTGGAAGGGCGAGCGGGCCGCCAAGGCGCTGGGCAAATGGCGCGCCACGGCCCGTGAGGCGGGCAAGCAGTCCCGCCGGCTGACCTTCCCCCGGGTCGCCGACCCGCTGACCACCCGGCAGGTGGCCGCCCTGCTCGCCGACGCGGACTTCGCTGCCGTGCTCCACGAGGAGGGCAGCGCCCCGCTGGCCACCGCCGAACTCCCCGCCAAGGGCTCGATCGTGCTCGTCGTCGGGCCGGAGGGCGGCGTCTCCCCCGAGGAGCTCACCACCTTCGCCGAGGCCGGCGCCCGGCCCTACCGCCTGGGCACGACCGTGCTGCGGACGTCCACGGCGGGCACCGCGGCGACGGCGCTGCTGCTGGGGCGCACGGGGCGCTGGAGCTAG
- a CDS encoding S-(hydroxymethyl)mycothiol dehydrogenase: MAQEVRGVIAPGKNEPVRLETILVPDPGPGEAVVKIQACGVCHTDLHYKQGGINDDFPFLLGHEASGVVESVGDGVTDVAPGDFVILNWRAVCGECRACRRGRPQYCFDTHNARQKMTLKDGTELSPALGIGAFADKTLVAAGQCTKVDPEAPPAVAGLLGCGVMAGIGAAINTGNVGRGDSVAVIGCGGVGDAAVVGARLAGAARIIAVDIDDRKLETARSMGATHTVNSRTHDPVEAVRGLTGGFGADVVIEAVGRPETYRQAFYARDLAGTVVLVGVPTPDMTLELPLLDVFGRGGALKSSWYGDCLPSRDFPMLIDLHQQGRIDLGAFVTEIIGIEDVEQAFARMQAGDVLRSVVTL, encoded by the coding sequence ATGGCACAGGAAGTGCGCGGTGTGATCGCGCCGGGGAAGAACGAACCGGTCCGGCTGGAGACGATCCTGGTGCCGGACCCGGGCCCCGGCGAGGCCGTGGTGAAGATCCAGGCGTGCGGGGTGTGCCACACCGATCTGCACTACAAGCAGGGCGGCATCAACGACGACTTCCCGTTCCTCCTCGGGCACGAGGCGTCCGGCGTGGTGGAGTCGGTCGGCGACGGGGTCACCGATGTGGCGCCGGGTGACTTCGTCATCCTCAACTGGCGGGCGGTGTGCGGCGAGTGCCGGGCCTGCCGGCGCGGCCGCCCCCAGTACTGCTTCGACACCCACAACGCCCGGCAGAAGATGACCCTCAAGGACGGCACGGAGCTGAGCCCGGCGCTGGGCATCGGCGCCTTCGCCGACAAGACCCTGGTCGCCGCCGGACAGTGCACCAAGGTCGACCCGGAGGCCCCGCCCGCCGTGGCGGGGCTGCTGGGCTGCGGGGTGATGGCGGGCATCGGCGCGGCGATCAACACCGGCAACGTCGGGCGCGGCGACTCGGTCGCGGTCATCGGCTGCGGCGGCGTCGGCGACGCGGCCGTGGTGGGCGCGCGGCTGGCCGGAGCCGCCCGGATCATCGCGGTGGACATCGACGACCGCAAGCTGGAGACGGCGCGCTCCATGGGCGCCACCCACACCGTCAACTCCCGCACCCACGATCCCGTCGAGGCGGTCCGCGGGCTGACCGGCGGCTTCGGAGCGGACGTCGTCATCGAAGCGGTGGGCCGCCCCGAGACCTACCGGCAGGCCTTCTACGCCCGCGACCTGGCCGGAACCGTCGTCCTGGTGGGTGTCCCCACCCCGGACATGACCCTGGAGCTCCCGCTGCTGGACGTCTTCGGTCGCGGCGGCGCTCTCAAGTCGTCCTGGTACGGCGACTGTTTGCCCTCCCGGGACTTCCCGATGCTGATCGACCTCCACCAGCAGGGCCGGATCGACCTCGGCGCCTTCGTCACCGAGATCATCGGCATCGAGGACGTCGAGCAGGCCTTCGCACGGATGCAGGCGGGCGACGTCCTGCGTTCGGTGGTGACGCTCTGA
- a CDS encoding MBL fold metallo-hydrolase encodes MHTAWEEAGWERLGDGVTRRRMPGWDETIGVIAGTTGVMIVDTGATLRDGAELRRTIRGVLGRDVTHVALTHPHFDHVLGTAAFAGVEVFGAAGLGDLLRRGKDELRHDAVRHGVDRDAAAEAADLLVAPHHHVHGQLTVELGDRQVLLANVGPGHTAHDLAVLVPGRQGAPEIVFCGDLVEESGEPQAGPDALPQQWPGALDRLLALGGEDAVYVPGHGAVVDAAFVHAQRDALATRFGVAPAS; translated from the coding sequence ATGCACACTGCTTGGGAAGAGGCCGGCTGGGAACGGCTCGGTGACGGTGTCACCAGGCGCCGGATGCCGGGGTGGGACGAGACGATCGGGGTGATCGCGGGGACCACCGGCGTCATGATCGTCGACACCGGCGCGACCCTTCGCGACGGCGCGGAGCTGCGCCGGACGATCCGCGGGGTGCTGGGCCGGGACGTGACGCATGTCGCGCTCACCCACCCGCATTTCGATCATGTGCTGGGCACCGCCGCCTTCGCGGGCGTCGAGGTGTTCGGCGCGGCCGGCCTCGGTGATCTGCTGCGCCGCGGCAAGGACGAGCTGCGGCACGACGCGGTACGGCACGGCGTCGACCGGGACGCCGCCGCGGAGGCCGCCGATCTGCTGGTCGCCCCGCACCACCACGTCCACGGCCAGCTGACCGTCGAGCTCGGCGACCGTCAGGTGCTGCTCGCCAACGTCGGTCCCGGGCACACCGCCCACGATCTCGCGGTCCTGGTCCCGGGCCGGCAGGGCGCCCCCGAGATCGTCTTCTGCGGCGATCTGGTCGAGGAGTCCGGTGAGCCGCAGGCGGGCCCGGACGCACTGCCGCAGCAGTGGCCCGGCGCGCTGGACCGGCTGCTGGCCCTCGGCGGCGAGGACGCGGTCTACGTCCCCGGCCACGGCGCCGTGGTGGACGCCGCCTTCGTCCACGCCCAGCGGGACGCCCTGGCGACCCGCTTCGGCGTCGCCCCCGCCTCCTGA
- a CDS encoding MBL fold metallo-hydrolase, with product MTVRIDHLVTSGTFSLDGGTWDVDNNVWIVGDDDEAIVIDAAHDADAIFRALGGRTLRAIICTHGHNDHIDAAPALASRTGARIHLHPADLPLWKMTHPDTAPDAELADGQVLTIAGTDLTVLHTPGHAPGAVCLHAPELDTVFTGDTLFQGGPGATGRSFSDFPTIVASIRDRLLTLPPRTQVRTGHGDPTTIGDEAPHLEEWIKRGH from the coding sequence ATGACGGTCCGCATCGACCACCTGGTCACCTCCGGAACCTTCTCGCTCGACGGCGGCACCTGGGACGTCGACAACAACGTCTGGATCGTCGGCGACGACGACGAGGCGATCGTCATCGACGCGGCACACGACGCCGACGCCATCTTCCGGGCCCTCGGCGGCCGGACGCTGCGCGCGATCATCTGCACCCACGGGCACAACGACCACATCGACGCCGCCCCGGCCCTGGCCTCCCGCACCGGCGCGCGGATCCATCTGCACCCCGCCGATCTGCCGTTGTGGAAGATGACCCACCCGGACACCGCACCGGACGCGGAGCTGGCGGACGGCCAGGTGCTGACCATCGCCGGTACGGACCTGACCGTGCTGCACACCCCGGGGCACGCGCCCGGCGCGGTCTGCCTCCACGCGCCCGAGCTGGACACCGTCTTCACCGGAGACACCCTTTTCCAGGGCGGCCCCGGCGCCACCGGCCGGTCCTTCTCCGACTTCCCGACGATCGTCGCCTCGATCCGGGACCGGCTGCTGACCCTGCCCCCGCGGACGCAGGTACGCACCGGGCACGGCGACCCGACGACGATCGGGGACGAGGCCCCGCACCTGGAGGAATGGATCAAGCGGGGGCACTGA
- a CDS encoding HAD family acid phosphatase, whose amino-acid sequence MPRPTRFRTALPRKARLGAATVAALVTGTAVFGIGQASAEHSVPRTDKEIPNLTQVQDKIKAYYGDTVTADGQHYASPHSNYARQVRGIETKARAYLTKALDRHGRTGGKAKPAIVLDIDDTTLLTYNYELQVGFHFTPESQDKYLESTDMDPVFGMNRLVEWAHDKGAEVFFLTGRKEAQRDWSVRNLKNVGYGVTLDRRHVYLKDTEHPPAYLPCGATCTTVEYKSGTRQHIESLGYRIVANFGDQYSDLSGGAGQRTFKLPNPMYFLP is encoded by the coding sequence ATGCCCCGCCCCACCCGTTTCCGCACCGCCCTCCCGCGCAAGGCGCGCCTCGGTGCCGCGACGGTCGCCGCCCTGGTCACCGGCACCGCCGTGTTCGGCATCGGCCAGGCCTCCGCCGAACACTCCGTGCCGCGCACCGACAAGGAGATCCCCAACCTCACGCAGGTGCAGGACAAGATCAAGGCGTACTACGGCGACACGGTGACGGCGGACGGACAGCACTACGCCTCCCCGCACAGCAACTACGCACGGCAGGTCCGCGGCATCGAGACCAAGGCCCGCGCCTATCTGACCAAGGCTCTCGACCGGCACGGGCGGACCGGCGGCAAGGCGAAGCCGGCCATCGTGCTCGACATCGACGACACGACCCTGCTCACCTACAACTACGAGCTGCAGGTCGGCTTCCACTTCACCCCGGAGAGCCAGGACAAGTACCTCGAAAGCACCGACATGGATCCGGTCTTCGGGATGAACCGGCTCGTCGAGTGGGCACACGACAAGGGCGCCGAGGTCTTCTTCCTCACCGGCCGCAAGGAGGCGCAGCGCGACTGGAGCGTGCGCAACCTGAAGAACGTCGGCTACGGGGTGACGCTGGATCGCCGGCACGTCTACCTGAAGGACACCGAGCACCCGCCGGCCTATCTGCCGTGCGGCGCCACCTGCACGACCGTCGAGTACAAGTCGGGCACCCGCCAGCACATCGAGTCCCTCGGCTACCGCATCGTGGCCAACTTCGGGGACCAGTACAGCGATCTGAGCGGCGGTGCCGGGCAGCGGACCTTCAAGCTGCCGAACCCGATGTACTTCCTGCCGTGA
- the hrcA gene encoding heat-inducible transcriptional repressor HrcA has translation MLSERRLEVLRAIVQDYVGTEEPVGSKALTERHQLGVSPATIRNDMAALEDEGFIAQPHTSAGRIPTDKGYRLFVDKLAGVKPLSSPERRAIQNFLDGAVDLDDVVGRTVRLLAQLTRQVAVVQYPSLTRSTVRHVELLALAPARLMLVLITDTGRVEQRLIDCQAPFGEMSLADLRARLNSRVVGRRFADVPQLVQDLPESFEQDDRGTVSTVLSVLLETLVEETEERLVIGGTANLTRFGHDFPLTIRPVLEALEEHVVLLKLLGEAKDSGMTVRIGHENAHEGLTSTSVVAVGYGSGDEAVAKLGVVGPTRMDYPGTMGAVRAVARYVGQILAES, from the coding sequence ATGCTCAGTGAACGCAGGCTCGAAGTGCTGCGCGCCATCGTCCAGGACTATGTCGGGACGGAGGAGCCGGTCGGCTCCAAGGCACTCACGGAGCGCCATCAGCTCGGGGTCTCCCCGGCGACGATCCGCAACGACATGGCGGCCCTGGAGGACGAGGGGTTCATCGCCCAGCCGCACACAAGTGCCGGGCGGATCCCGACCGACAAGGGCTATCGCCTGTTCGTCGACAAGCTGGCCGGCGTCAAGCCGCTGTCCAGCCCGGAGCGGCGGGCGATCCAGAATTTCCTGGACGGCGCCGTCGACCTCGACGACGTCGTCGGCCGCACGGTCCGGCTGCTGGCGCAGCTGACCCGGCAGGTCGCCGTCGTGCAGTACCCCTCCCTGACCCGCTCCACGGTCCGGCACGTCGAGCTGCTGGCGCTGGCCCCGGCCCGCCTGATGCTCGTACTGATCACGGACACCGGACGGGTCGAGCAGCGGCTCATCGACTGCCAGGCGCCGTTCGGTGAGATGTCCCTGGCGGATCTGCGGGCGCGGCTCAACAGCCGGGTCGTGGGCCGCAGGTTCGCGGATGTGCCGCAGTTGGTGCAGGATCTCCCGGAGTCCTTCGAGCAGGACGACCGCGGCACGGTCTCGACAGTGCTGTCGGTGTTGCTGGAGACTTTGGTGGAGGAGACCGAAGAGCGACTGGTGATCGGCGGCACCGCCAATCTCACGCGCTTCGGGCACGATTTTCCACTGACCATCCGGCCGGTGCTGGAGGCCCTTGAGGAGCACGTGGTGCTGCTCAAGCTGCTCGGGGAGGCCAAGGACTCGGGCATGACCGTACGTATCGGGCATGAGAATGCCCATGAAGGCCTGACGTCCACATCGGTCGTCGCGGTCGGCTACGGTTCGGGCGACGAGGCAGTCGCCAAACTCGGCGTGGTCGGACCGACCCGCATGGACTACCCCGGAACGATGGGAGCGGTACGCGCAGTGGCACGTTACGTCGGACAAATCCTCGCGGAGTCGTAA
- a CDS encoding Uma2 family endonuclease, whose protein sequence is MTAVDDRPTTGNGDIEPTTSNMVKFFENLEVPEDVKVELLRGEIVMRAGPDLVHNRIVLRVLRQIPDQKWDCLQTQDIDLLSETSEPQPDLVVLERDAGPESGRLLPAQLITMLVEVVSKNSVDRDYGVKRSIYAAGGIPAYLIVDPVMAQCVLLTDPVGSGEEADYRTQRIGKFGESVPLGLLDVDLDTTEFGILPNVRPHRRP, encoded by the coding sequence ATGACCGCTGTGGATGACCGACCGACCACGGGCAACGGGGATATCGAGCCGACCACGAGCAACATGGTGAAGTTCTTCGAGAACCTGGAGGTTCCCGAGGACGTCAAGGTGGAGCTCCTGCGGGGGGAAATCGTGATGAGGGCGGGGCCGGACCTGGTCCACAACAGGATCGTGCTGAGGGTGCTGCGGCAGATCCCGGATCAGAAGTGGGACTGTCTCCAGACCCAGGACATCGATCTGCTGAGCGAAACCAGTGAGCCCCAGCCCGACCTCGTCGTGTTGGAGCGCGATGCGGGGCCGGAATCGGGCCGGCTACTGCCTGCTCAGTTGATCACGATGCTGGTCGAGGTCGTCTCCAAGAACAGCGTCGACCGTGACTACGGCGTGAAACGGTCCATCTACGCGGCGGGCGGGATTCCCGCCTACCTCATCGTCGACCCCGTCATGGCGCAATGCGTCCTGCTCACCGACCCCGTCGGCAGTGGCGAGGAGGCTGACTACCGGACTCAGCGGATCGGCAAATTCGGCGAATCCGTGCCCTTGGGGCTGCTCGACGTCGACCTGGACACCACCGAGTTCGGCATCCTCCCCAACGTCAGGCCGCACCGCCGTCCGTGA